The genomic stretch GGGGTCTCATGTAGGCATGCTGGGTATAAACCTGAGATTTGTCTGCAATCCTGTATGTGGATACATACCATTTAGTTCATTAAAATTATATGTGTCCATGCTAGATAGCATAAAATTCTACTCATTTATCAAAGAATAGAAAGCAAGGACTTAtagttgaaaatattaaatttattaccaACCAGAGCATCAAGATTGTGCATCTAGAGGTTCTAGACACATTAAGCCCAATGAACTAATAGCAAACTGGGCCCAGCACTATagaacaaaacataaataaaaattataggaAGAAACTTGGCATACCATCTGGCCAGCACATCCACTGGCATCTCATATCCATATCTAAAACGGAATTCAGCAGCCTCATTCCTAGCCTGTTGGACCAAGGTCCTGGCATCAGCTGTAATAATGAATGGGAAAATATTAAGGACCTTAACATTTTGATCATAATTCCAAAATCCAAATCATAGCAATGAGCTATAAACACAATGTAAAAACATTAATATGCTGACCAACacttcaaattattttgtttatccATAAAATTATGTAACTGAAAGTTTTTTAGTTCTGTTCTTGAACCATGAGTCTGAAAAGAGCTGAAACACAATACACAATAACAGCAGAAATAGAACTTCCCATTCCAGGAATAGAAATTTGTCCTTTTGATAGGTAAGTTAGCATGAAAAAATTAAGAAACGCAAATGCATGTATACACACAACAGAAGTCTGTATCAGATCAATACCAAAGCAACACACACTTTCAAGAAGAACCCAAAAGACCAAAGGGTCGGCTAAATACCACCTGGCACATCAATCTTCTTGTTGCTAATTGCCTAGCTTCAAGAAACTTATTATAAGCCAGCATCTTTTGAGGTtagaaattttcaatttgtGTTGATAATAACATATGCTAGCGTAAATTGTCATAATCACAATGTCTTCCTGTTAGTTATTTTATAACATGCATGCTTTATTTCCAACTAAATGCAATTACACCAAGTTTggataaacaatttaaataatcaTGTTTAAGATAAGAATTTTTCAACATGCGCTTTTGAATAGACTGAAAAACAACTTCCGAGGATTTTCATCAATTGGCCTTTGAATAGCTGTTTTCAACTTATTTTCCAATAAGCTAAAAACAGCTTTAAAGCCTTTCAAGAGTCATAAGTTCTTTTGATAAGCTTATCAGTATAATTGCTTGCAGCAATAGATACGCTGAAAATAATCTCATCCAAATAGGGGTTTAGTCAATTTAGCCAATACAATACAGAAACACCAAGAAAGATCTTTTTGATTCATCACTTTTCCTAATAACCATTAACAAAAATCCTAACCCtgaaaacaaggaaaagaaTTTAAAACACCAAGTCCAATAATAAACCACTCAAATAAGGCAATTCCTTTCAAGTAACATGCTctggagtaaaaaaaaaaaaaaaaaaaaaaaacaccaaccAGTCATTCCAGTAGCCAAGAGTCCAAGATATTTGGTAATTTGAAAcaaatgggtcacacttgtctGGTCCAATAGCTTATCCTGCTCATAACATTATACACAATTATCCCCACAAAACACCATAAAGGAAAATTAGTGGCCACATTCATAGAGTAAAATTTAAGTTCCACAATAGTAATGCAACAAAATTTGTGATTAGTACTCTGACCTCAACATCAATTTCTAgttttgacacattatatgtcAGCTAAAATTGGCAAATCAAGTTGTTTTACATTTGACAAACTTAAAACAATACCAGCTACAGTGTTTCCAATAATTAGTAGAAATAACTTATGAGAGTAATATATTAAGTAACAattgagcataaataaacaCAATTAGATTAACTCTAAATCAGTTTGCaaagcaaattaaataaaaattgagctCAAATGATGTGAAATTTACCGGGACTTTCTTCTGAGTAACAACACAAACGGAGTCCTTTCCGCGCACACCAATGGAGGTGATTCCGGCGGCCTTCACAGCTTTGAATGCGTACTCTgttcacaaaaacaaaaaaaacaaaaccctaGAAATTCAACGCCGagcaaaaaattgaaaataaggATCATCAATTTTGGAGGAATTTAATAGAATAGCAAAAGCAGTTAGCTTACCGACTTGGAAGAGACGACCTTCCGGGGAGAAGATCGTAATGTGACGGTCGTAGCCCCCTCCGCTTCCTCTACTCATCTTTTAACTTTTATGTAATGTTTCTGATCCTTTTCACAGTTGATTTTTCGATCCGGCGAAGTATACAAAAGCAAAAAACGATAAGAGTCGAAGAGGGTTTTCTTATTTCCCAATTCAACACTCCATATACTCCGATGACGCTACAATGAAGGAAGCCAGGAAGGGGAAGAAAAGCgagaatttttctttttgtcccCAACTTAAGTTTAAATATCGGTTGTACCCCTTCCATTTGGATCTGTTACATTTCATCctaattttaatcattttctttattattattacaaataaacATAATATAGATCATTCATCTGCAcaccaaattgcaattaggccgttaaactcaaaaaaatataattgtatcCCTAGCACTCAGAGACGATTCGTCTCCGGCCAGCTTCCATAGAAAGAAAGACCTTTGTCTCCTTGACCATGGAGATAAAGGTCCCTTCTTCTCCGGCCGTTCTCCgttttttaatagttattttatttaaaattattttaaattcaataattgCCACATCAGCCTATTTTCAggtaaacatgttattttggattgaattgtatgaatttgtgttgttcaggactcaattgcatttttttagttcaattgcCGCATATCGGTGTACAGTTGAAGACATATTTGAcctttattccttattatttatttatttatttatttaggtgATCAAGAAAACTTAAACTACTACTTGAAGATATGCATCGGGATCCTAACTAGCAAAAACCACAATGAAGTAAATCAACCCAACCTAGATTGTATATAATTCAAATCAAGAACGCCAATAAGCCGCTCTCATTGAGAGTTTCACTTGTAACCACACCCCAAACCAACATGCTAACCAACTTGATGTCTTGATTGAAGttactcttaattttttatgGAGCAACTTTATTCACTATGGTGCCATAacaaattcataaatttttaatttttaactcaatacagagaataaaattaatgtataccTCATGAATCGATTTCCTGACTTTATAGTTACATTAACTATTCTCTTACCAAATCTTGAAATGAATGTAGTTAGAACTTAGATGAATAATATTTacagttaaaagaaaaaaaaaatggcatggAGGACATGAGGATTTTCAAAATGAATGACAGGTTACATTAAGAAGAAAATAACTAGGAAACAAATTCTAAGCAATCATATTGCAAACATTGCCAGTTGCAGTCAAATACAGGAGgtaaacaaaaataacaaataaagcCACTAAATTAAGATCGCATTTTCTTTTGTATATTCTTTTGGGACATATCAGGTAAACGCTTTTTTGATTTGGATTCATGGTGGCTCTTCACTTTTCTACTGTTAATATACTCGGAGAAAGATGGGATTGGTGGCAATGTTGTAGCAGGGGAGACATTTTCAGCTGCTTCTGTTTCTAAAACAGCGCTGTTGGTTTTCTCGTTATTCAATCCTGCTGATAATGCGATTGATGAAGTCAGTGATTCTGAAGAACAGTTCGCTTCTGAAGGTTGTTGTAGATCCTTGGGAGGATCAGGAGCACAGCCGAGCTTATTTGTTAGTTCTGTTGGGTCTGCTGTTGAGAGCCACCTTACTGTACTTGCcattttagataaataaaagGACTTCCCGCTTTTACTGTACTTCTTGTAACATTCATTTTCAAGAATCGAGGCAGAATCTTCGAAGCTCATCCTGCAAAGGGGAATCCAGTGAGAATATAACCCCTTTCAGGCTAAGGAGTTGTGGAATGCATACCTTAAATCAGAGAACCGCTTCTCGTTTTGTTTTAATGTGTTTAACAATCTTTGTCTGCCAGTCTCTCTTAATGTTTCAGGTATTGCATTTTTGTCAAGTTTATTTACCTATGAgcacaaagaaaaacaaataatttatgtgCAATCATGTGTTATTCAATCAACATCAATTACACAACTGCAGAAGAGCAAGAGGCTAAGCAAAACTCAATCTCTAAGTTAGGTCTCAAGCAAAATTCATTTGCAGGTGATAAAACAGAGGTCATCAGAAGTTGGATAATTGATGACTAGTACTTGTCCTTTTTTGTGTATACTTTTGACAACAATAGGTTAATAATGATATCGAACATCCTAGTCAGTGGCACACACCTATGTGGCTATGTCTCTACATTGTTATCCTGTTACCATATAATCTAGCAACATAAGCCCGTGCTCAATCTCCATTCTTATATGTACCAAAACTAATAAATTAGGAAAATACCTGCTTCTCAGGATTTTTGTTCTGATAATATTTCTCTTCTGCGCGTTGCAGCATTTCAATTTTGTCTTGAATTCTTAATTTTGTTGATCTTCCTGTTGATGCTACATTCTTTGCAGCATCAAGAGCTTCTGTATTCATGCAATCTGTAATTCAGATAAGATGCTGGAAAATATGAAGCATTTAAAAGTTCTACCTACATGGATGATGCATATTAATGCATGCAAGGATGAGTTTTGCTCATAATTGTACCGTCTGAATCAGATATATCTTCTTCTGACCCGCTTGCCTCATCACCATGATTCCAGAATTCAGAGTAGTCTCCATCCTTGAAGTTTGATAAGCTATAGAACAATGAATGCATTAAGCAAGTCAACTCTCATTTTCTAGCCAGTGAAGTCAAGGTTTGACTCATTAGCTTATCCATGCCAAGCTATGTAAGAAGTTGGACACATCTAAAGTCCTGAAAAATTCTGCAAAATAAGCTACCTGGTTATAAATATCCGTGAAGATCCATTTCGTTGGCAAAATGCGGCAGCAGTTTTAAGCTCCTCCAAGTTTTTAGCAACAATATTGGGCTGTTTGCAAGCATCACATGATTTTTCACATAAAGATGCAGATACCTAGTTTCCAAGGCACTAAATACAATGAGCTTACAAAACAAAactagcaggtaaatataagaAGAGAGTATAAATAACACAGATATACCATCTCCCCAAAGCTCTCAAGTATCTTTTTTCGGCGACAACCAGATTCTTCACAATACTCAACCATCTGAATGCAGCAACCTTCAAAAAATCAGGGCAGTGGATTGTGTTAAAGTCAATCAGAGAGTTTGAGAATAACCTGTCTGAAGTTATCAAGTGCCTTCTTTGAGGAACCATCTTGTAAACTTGAAGACTGTTTCTTTCTTTCAGAATTGCTTAAAATAAATTCCTGCAATGTATAAAAAGAGGTTTCTGCTAAAATGGCATAATAACATTCAGAATCAAAGAAAGGAGAAATCAGTACCATTTTTCGACGGTCATCCACTCCATAATACAAGACACTTCTGGAGGGCAATTGATCACGACCAGCTCTACCTGATTCCTGATAGAAAGCTTCCATTGACTTAGGAGTATTGAAGTGGCAGACAACTCTGACATCCTTTCGGTCTATGCCCTacaaatattttgcaaaacAGAGCATGTTCATGTGTAGTGCTAATAAAATCCCATTGAAGCTTGACAAATTGAACCCACATATTCTGAAGTGTTAGATGCATACCATCCTGCAGCAAAATCAGCAGTGATGCATGCCTCAAATTGACTCCAATGCAaatcaaatataattacaatacccaaaaaaaaaaaaaagcaaatgagaATTTCATGCCAAACATTATTAGCAAATTTTTATCCTAAGATGGCTGTCAGCAATCATTTAGCTAACTTCTCTCTCTTATAAATTCCCcaaaaggaaagaaataatATACGGGAAGCCATACCCAAAAGCCACTGTTGCCACAACTACTTGTGTTTTGGAGGAAATCCAGTCATCCAAGACAGAGGTCCGCAGTTTATTATTTAAGCCAGCATGATATGCTGAAAATGCAGAAGCAAACATATAAGGGAAATGcatcaagaaaacaaaactTCAAAGAATACCAAATCAAATATTTCATCACCAGCACAAGAAATGCCATATGTGGTCAGATGGCTGGCAAGATCATCACAAGTTGTACGTTCGAGGCAGTAAACGATTGCACAGACATTTCCGCAAGATTTAAGTAGATTACAGACATCAGCATATGGATCATCCAAAAGATCTTTATATCTAACTGCATTAATCGTCATGATGATACTTAATCAGCCATATAATCCAATAACACCAGGctacaaaaattgataaaagtttGATGAATTATACAGGAGCACACTCATTATACTGCAGAGTGGTACAAAATTCCTCATGGCTTCATCATGATATTAAGAAGGATAGAAGGTCTGATTGCTCTGAGGCttcattatttaaatatgaatCTGGCATACACCAGAaataacacaaaataaataaaagaaccAATCAGGCTGCTTATATCTGACCTTCATAATAGATATTTGGGCGGTTGAAAGATGACTTCAGAACTAGAGGGCTCTGCAAGGACAACGATCCTATTATATCTTTCTGAACTCTGCAGgaaaaataccaaaatatcgATAACTATCATCACACAATTCTTGTTGCAAAAGCTGCATTTAGTAACAAGGATCACATGTTAGACAAACCCCTTTCCATCAATATCTGCTAAACTTTCTAGGAATTTGATTAACACTAAAATGCTTGTGCATAACCTTCTGAACAGTATGTCTCTTCTCAACAAATCAATATGTATACAAATTACATGTGAGCTCTCAGGCAATATTATTAATATCTAACTAATATACAATATGTTGCAGGACACTTGTGGCAAAATTTGTTTACAAATCACTTCTGGGGCATATCTTCTGCTAGAACCACTCTTTCTTACACCTCATGAAAAGAATCTCTCTTCTAATGGGAAAATGATGTCAAAGTAATGGAAATATTATTTCAGaagatttaaaagaaaatgagatTGTTATGTACAATTTCCAAGCTATATGAGAACAAGAAAGAAGCTCACTTAGGAGCAGCAGTTGCTGTCAAAGCCAACACTGGTATGTTTGGTAGGCGGCTCCTCAAGGAAGAAAGCTTCCGGTAGCTAGGCCTAAGTTATGTGCAAAATGATGAGATTAAAGGAAGCAAGAATCAGCAGAAATCACAACCAAATAAAACTAATCAAAATGAAAGTGGCAAATAAAGCGGATATGAAAAGCATGAATCAACAAGATATAAATATCAAAAAAGCAGAATGAAAGTTCACTAACGCATAGACCACAGACTATATAAGTGTTTCTTGTTGAAAACATAACTAAAAGATGtttaccaaaattttaaaacaggtgtataaaattataaagataCCTGAAATCATGGCCCCATGAAGAGATGCAATGTGCCTAATTTGTTTTTGGACAAAACATAAAATGCTTGATTATTCAACTTATTTATCAAAGAAAATAATTGAGCACTCAACTTGGAAGTGTTAATATAATCTAGTCGTCTTAGTTATGGAAGATCATTGGGGGATTTCAATACCTCATCAATAGCAATAAGATTTAGCAATCCTCTTGAGTGAATTTTCACCAGTCTTGACATGAATCCAACAGTATCAATTAGTTCTGGTGTCACATACAATAACCTCAGTTTCGGCTTCACAGATTCAATGTCCTCGTATATCTaacatttaaagaaaaatttagTTCTTAAAAGTTAGTGTTCCCAGAGCCAATGCTactacattatttttttcagaaaacatgTAAAATGTTTATGAATGATGTATCTCTCCTATATTTGGTGTTTTCAAAAGTATGTACCAACTAGAAAAATAACAACTACGTATATTGGTTGATTCATAAACTGCTCTAAGTGGTGCAAATTCTTGTAACTATACCTAGAACTAGAGTACACAATAAAGGCAAAAGACAACTTATTCAGAACTCTTCATAAAGCAACCCTTACACCTCtacagagagagagatagagagagaatcTTCGAAATCTCTTATTTCATGCACTGATAAAAACCACTTGAGCTTAACAAAATTTGGTCTAATAATGCCTACAATTCATTATCTCCTAGTTGAGAACTTTTAAATGTCATCCATtctctagagagagagagagagagtaataataataataaataaataaataaataaataaataaataataaaaagtgcCAAATAAGCCATCTACCATATGAGCACTATATCCTAAAAAATGGCATCAACCACTGACCTTAATTGCCTAAATATTAAGCTGAGCTCTGTACTAGTTTACATATGAGGTTACAACCAAATGCTGTCTCATGGCTAGAATTTACCTTAGTTTTTACTTGAGAAGTCTGAGTTGATGAGAGAAACTCAGCTgaaattcctttttctttcaatGCCGAAACTTGATTCTCCTAGTTAATGGAAAAAGATGTATATAAAacaacaggaaaaaaaaaatgccgaaaaaaaattaggaatttaTCTTGGGCGCTCACCATGAGAGCTGAAACAAATCGCAGACCAATATAAGCTGTCATGTCCCTATCATTTGCAAGCCAACACAAAAAAAACCTGTAGCTTGTGTTCCTTCATGATATGAAATCAAAATAGGGTCAAGGAAATCACCTATTAAAGGGCTAACAACAAGTACAATCCCAGGCTTTGCAAGAGCAGGAATCTGGTAGCACATTGATTTTCCCCCACCGGTAGGCATTAAGCAAAAGCAATCCCTTCCTGCATCATAGAAACAAGCCAATAGACAAGGAAAGGAAGAGGTCAAAAAAATGTGCATATGATGTACAAAGAACATGCCGGTTTACTTTATCTAAAAGAACTTTGTTTCAGAATCCAATTCCTCAAATCTTATATGTATTTtcagaagtaaaaaaaaaaacaaaaaattggaCAGTCCTTCGGACAtagaaaataatagaataaaggAAATTTGATGTACAAACCTACTAGTTAGCAGTCAAAAAACCATAATAGCTACATCCTTGACACTAGATAGATTACAGAAtaatttgaaaggaaaaaacCTGATAAAACAGCTTCAATAGCTTCTAATTGCTTCCCCCGGAAGTTGGCATACCCAAAATGCCATCTCAATAGCTTCACCAAAGCTTCCTTCCCAATGGACTTCTTCTCAGGTCCACATATGTTTTTCAGTGGCAATGGTGATTTCTTCATTTTACCCACCAACTACACAGAAAATAAGCACAATCATGTTTTTATGCAAAATTAAAATCCAATTTTTCTCTAACCTGCATGGCTGGAACTCTATCAAATAGATTcctctaatccaaacttcaaaattttcaattaccTACCCAataacaagtcaattttgtaaAGTAATCAGCGTTTCCCTGCCGTTAAATTGTAAcacattatacatttatacacgCGTGCGAAAGGGGAAAAGGCAGAAATTGGAGAAGcaaatcaaattaatcatgGAAAATAAGACgataaattgaatttaaaagccgaaaattaaattgaaatgatAAACTCTTGGAGATTGCGATCATCAAATGCACGAGGTTAATTATAGCAGCGGAAAGCGATAAATTATTGCTGAGAATGACCTACAGCTTGATGAAGCCAACTCCAAGTGTCGAGCCGTCGAATGAGAGGGTTTTGCCGGGAAAACGGAGATGAGGAGCAATGTGGACAAGGGCAGTTAGGGAATCGAAATGTTGGAACACGGTCTGTAATCACGTTGTTAAGCAGGGGTAATGTGGGAACTCAAAAATATACTTACAGCCCGACGGCCCCGTTTGATTTGCAAATTGCAAGAgaagtgaatttttatttttgtaaataagtaATCCATGTTATTGCTAAGCACCTTATAGTCTGACATTATTGCTAACTGctaagtactttttttttttttttttttttgagaaaactgCTAAGTACTTAATAGTCTGATAACTTCACTGTTGTTAATAAAAGGAATAATTTTACTTAGCACAAAACATGATAACAAAATGTCAGTTGATAcatttttactttattaaaaaaaatcagagtCGGGTTAGCATGTactcaaatgacatgtagtgactcttccaTATGGTCGATCACAAGATCGAGCCTCGGTGGAGGCGAtactaactctttgtgcttcaacaagtCGAGAAAGAATGTATGAACAAAGAatgtataaacagatactactgaTAGTAAATATACTCCAGGACCGGTCGGATACACTCCAGACCCGGTCGGACGAATCGTGGTAAGGTCGGACGTCACAAGCCGAATAGTACCCCCGACTCGCCTACAACTTGGCGTGT from Ipomoea triloba cultivar NCNSP0323 chromosome 12, ASM357664v1 encodes the following:
- the LOC115998108 gene encoding proteasome subunit alpha type-6-like is translated as MSRGSGGGYDRHITIFSPEGRLFQVEYAFKAVKAAGITSIGVRGKDSVCVVTQKKVPDKLLDQTSVTHLFQITKYLGLLATGMTADARTLVQQARNEAAEFRFRYGYEMPVDVLARWIADKSQVYTQHAYMRPLGVVAMVLGIDDEKGPQLFKCDPAGHFFGHKATSAGSKEQEAINFLEKKMKNDPAFSYEETVQTAISALQSILQEDFKASEIEVGVVRQEDQAFRVLSTEEIDEHLTAISERD
- the LOC115998179 gene encoding ATP-dependent DNA helicase Q-like 3 isoform X3, whose translation is MTAYIGLRFVSALMENQVSALKEKGISAEFLSSTQTSQVKTKIYEDIESVKPKLRLLYVTPELIDTVGFMSRLVKIHSRGLLNLIAIDEAHCISSWGHDFRPSYRKLSSLRSRLPNIPVLALTATAAPKVQKDIIGSLSLQSPLVLKSSFNRPNIYYEVRYKDLLDDPYADVCNLLKSCGNVCAIVYCLERTTCDDLASHLTTYGISCAAYHAGLNNKLRTSVLDDWISSKTQVVVATVAFGMGIDRKDVRVVCHFNTPKSMEAFYQESGRAGRDQLPSRSVLYYGVDDRRKMEFILSNSERKKQSSSLQDGSSKKALDNFRQMVEYCEESGCRRKKILESFGEMVSASLCEKSCDACKQPNIVAKNLEELKTAAAFCQRNGSSRIFITSLSNFKDGDYSEFWNHGDEASGSEEDISDSDDCMNTEALDAAKNVASTGRSTKLRIQDKIEMLQRAEEKYYQNKNPEKQVNKLDKNAIPETLRETGRQRLLNTLKQNEKRFSDLRMSFEDSASILENECYKKYSKSGKSFYLSKMASTVRWLSTADPTELTNKLGCAPDPPKDLQQPSEANCSSESLTSSIALSAGLNNEKTNSAVLETEAAENVSPATTLPPIPSFSEYINSRKVKSHHESKSKKRLPDMSQKNIQKKMRS
- the LOC115998179 gene encoding ATP-dependent DNA helicase Q-like 3 isoform X2; translation: MKKSPLPLKNICGPEKKSIGKEALVKLLRWHFGYANFRGKQLEAIEAVLSGRDCFCLMPTGGGKSMCYQIPALAKPGIVLVVSPLIALMENQVSALKEKGISAEFLSSTQTSQVKTKIYEDIESVKPKLRLLYVTPELIDTVGFMSRLVKIHSRGLLNLIAIDEAHCISSWGHDFRPSYRKLSSLRSRLPNIPVLALTATAAPKVQKDIIGSLSLQSPLVLKSSFNRPNIYYEVRYKDLLDDPYADVCNLLKSCGNVCAIVYCLERTTCDDLASHLTTYGISCAAYHAGLNNKLRTSVLDDWISSKTQVVVATVAFGMGIDRKDVRVVCHFNTPKSMEAFYQESGRAGRDQLPSRSVLYYGVDDRRKMEFILSNSERKKQSSSLQDGSSKKALDNFRQMVEYCEESGCRRKKILESFGEMVSASLCEKSCDACKQPNIVAKNLEELKTAAAFCQRNGSSRIFITSLSNFKDGDYSEFWNHGDEASGSEEDISDSDEALDAAKNVASTGRSTKLRIQDKIEMLQRAEEKYYQNKNPEKQVNKLDKNAIPETLRETGRQRLLNTLKQNEKRFSDLRMSFEDSASILENECYKKYSKSGKSFYLSKMASTVRWLSTADPTELTNKLGCAPDPPKDLQQPSEANCSSESLTSSIALSAGLNNEKTNSAVLETEAAENVSPATTLPPIPSFSEYINSRKVKSHHESKSKKRLPDMSQKNIQKKMRS
- the LOC115998179 gene encoding ATP-dependent DNA helicase Q-like 3 isoform X1; translation: MKKSPLPLKNICGPEKKSIGKEALVKLLRWHFGYANFRGKQLEAIEAVLSGRDCFCLMPTGGGKSMCYQIPALAKPGIVLVVSPLIALMENQVSALKEKGISAEFLSSTQTSQVKTKIYEDIESVKPKLRLLYVTPELIDTVGFMSRLVKIHSRGLLNLIAIDEAHCISSWGHDFRPSYRKLSSLRSRLPNIPVLALTATAAPKVQKDIIGSLSLQSPLVLKSSFNRPNIYYEVRYKDLLDDPYADVCNLLKSCGNVCAIVYCLERTTCDDLASHLTTYGISCAAYHAGLNNKLRTSVLDDWISSKTQVVVATVAFGMGIDRKDVRVVCHFNTPKSMEAFYQESGRAGRDQLPSRSVLYYGVDDRRKMEFILSNSERKKQSSSLQDGSSKKALDNFRQMVEYCEESGCRRKKILESFGEMVSASLCEKSCDACKQPNIVAKNLEELKTAAAFCQRNGSSRIFITSLSNFKDGDYSEFWNHGDEASGSEEDISDSDDCMNTEALDAAKNVASTGRSTKLRIQDKIEMLQRAEEKYYQNKNPEKQVNKLDKNAIPETLRETGRQRLLNTLKQNEKRFSDLRMSFEDSASILENECYKKYSKSGKSFYLSKMASTVRWLSTADPTELTNKLGCAPDPPKDLQQPSEANCSSESLTSSIALSAGLNNEKTNSAVLETEAAENVSPATTLPPIPSFSEYINSRKVKSHHESKSKKRLPDMSQKNIQKKMRS